One segment of Nostoc piscinale CENA21 DNA contains the following:
- a CDS encoding OFA family MFS transporter yields MRLFGMPVEKGRWLLIPLGAIVLLCLGTVYSWSIFRKPLEKLLNINATESLLPFTVLLIMFAILMPITGFYINRFGSRTITAVGGVIMGLGYILSSLDGNLQLLTFTYGAIAGAGVGIVYGVPLAVIAKWFPDKKGIAVGLTVIGFGLSPLITAPLTKTLIDAYGVRQTFVILGITFTLIILAIATVLKTPPPDWKPANWNPNVAVSGSTALTNSETILQTPAFYGLWLCYTIGTFSGLAAIGISSPLAQEIIKLDATTAAGTVSLFAVFNALGRLFFGWFTDRFSPKLAAIVSFTLVLIASLMMLKAGQGTVATYLIAFALFYFSFGGWLAIAPTTTLILFSAADYAKNYGVVFTAYGAGALGGTLLAGRIRDIFGSYTVFFYPTTALAILGIVLAVFMLKRSFSSSTISQAN; encoded by the coding sequence ATGCGGCTTTTTGGTATGCCCGTAGAAAAAGGCAGATGGTTGCTAATTCCTTTAGGTGCAATTGTTTTACTTTGTCTTGGCACTGTTTATTCATGGAGTATTTTTAGAAAACCTCTAGAAAAATTACTGAATATTAATGCAACAGAAAGTTTGTTGCCATTTACGGTTTTGCTAATCATGTTTGCCATATTGATGCCAATTACCGGCTTTTACATTAACCGCTTTGGTTCTCGGACGATTACCGCAGTTGGTGGTGTAATTATGGGACTGGGTTATATTTTGTCGAGTTTGGATGGCAATTTACAATTATTAACTTTTACCTACGGTGCGATCGCTGGTGCGGGTGTAGGTATAGTTTATGGTGTACCGTTGGCTGTAATCGCTAAGTGGTTTCCTGATAAGAAAGGTATTGCAGTGGGTTTAACTGTGATTGGTTTTGGGTTGTCGCCGTTAATTACTGCACCTTTGACGAAAACACTAATTGATGCTTACGGAGTACGGCAAACTTTTGTGATTCTAGGTATAACTTTTACACTGATTATTTTAGCGATCGCCACTGTTTTAAAAACACCGCCTCCAGATTGGAAACCAGCCAATTGGAATCCCAATGTTGCAGTTTCGGGAAGTACAGCACTCACCAATTCCGAGACAATCTTGCAAACACCAGCATTTTATGGTTTGTGGCTGTGCTACACCATCGGCACATTCTCAGGATTGGCAGCAATTGGTATTTCTAGCCCTCTAGCTCAAGAAATCATTAAACTAGATGCAACCACAGCCGCAGGTACAGTTTCTTTATTTGCAGTATTTAATGCTTTAGGTCGGTTGTTTTTTGGGTGGTTTACTGACCGTTTTAGTCCGAAGTTAGCAGCAATTGTTTCTTTTACTTTAGTATTAATTGCATCCTTGATGATGCTAAAAGCTGGTCAAGGAACTGTAGCTACTTATTTAATAGCATTTGCCCTATTTTATTTTTCTTTTGGTGGCTGGTTAGCGATCGCTCCAACCACCACCTTAATTTTGTTCTCCGCCGCCGACTATGCCAAAAATTACGGTGTAGTTTTCACAGCTTATGGCGCAGGTGCATTAGGCGGAACTTTGTTAGCTGGCAGAATTCGAGATATTTTTGGCAGTTATACAGTTTTCTTTTATCCAACAACAGCACTAGCAATTTTAGGAATTGTGTTAGCTGTGTTTATGCTCAAACGTAGTTTTTCTAGTTCTACGATTAGTCAAGCTAATTAG
- a CDS encoding alkene reductase, producing MTNNQDLFSPIQLGDYTLPNRIVMAPMTRNRAGEGNAPTLLNATYYAQRATAGLIVTEGSQVSPQALGYPATPGIHSQAQITGWEEVTRAVHSAGGKIFLQLWHTGRISHPSLQADGALPVAPSAIAPAGKAMTYTGDQPFVTPRPLDLDEIPSVIDQFRQGAKNALEAGFDGVEIHGAFGYLIDQFLQDGTNQRSDRYGGSIENRARFLLEVTEAVCSVWGSARVGVKLSPSNTFNDIHDSDPKSTFSYAIAALKNLNLGYLHLMEPTPADIRHGGKPIPVAEFRPLYPGVLIANGGYDKQKGNVAIANGIADLISFGALFLANPDLPKRFQLDAPLNQGDRNTYYGGDEKGYTDYPFLPS from the coding sequence ATGACCAACAATCAAGATTTATTCTCACCCATCCAGCTTGGTGACTACACATTACCCAACCGAATTGTGATGGCTCCGATGACACGCAATCGTGCTGGGGAAGGCAATGCACCAACACTACTAAATGCTACATACTACGCTCAACGTGCCACGGCTGGATTAATTGTCACAGAAGGTTCGCAAGTATCACCCCAAGCTCTGGGTTATCCGGCTACACCCGGAATTCACTCTCAAGCACAGATTACAGGTTGGGAAGAAGTGACAAGAGCAGTACATAGTGCAGGTGGCAAAATCTTTTTGCAACTATGGCATACAGGACGCATTTCTCACCCTTCTTTACAAGCAGATGGCGCATTACCTGTGGCTCCTTCAGCGATCGCACCTGCTGGTAAAGCCATGACTTACACTGGTGATCAACCCTTTGTTACACCTCGCCCATTGGATTTAGATGAGATTCCCAGTGTGATTGATCAATTCCGTCAAGGCGCGAAGAATGCCCTAGAAGCTGGTTTTGATGGTGTGGAAATTCACGGAGCCTTTGGGTATTTAATTGATCAGTTTTTACAAGATGGCACTAATCAACGCAGCGATCGCTATGGTGGTTCCATTGAAAATCGGGCGCGATTTCTGTTGGAAGTCACAGAAGCAGTATGTAGTGTTTGGGGTTCAGCACGGGTAGGCGTGAAACTATCCCCCAGCAACACATTTAACGATATCCATGATTCTGATCCAAAATCAACATTCAGCTATGCGATCGCTGCCCTCAAAAACCTTAACTTAGGATATCTGCATTTAATGGAACCCACACCAGCCGATATTCGCCACGGTGGTAAACCAATTCCCGTTGCAGAATTTCGCCCTTTATATCCTGGTGTGTTAATTGCCAATGGTGGTTACGATAAACAAAAAGGTAATGTTGCGATCGCGAATGGCATTGCAGACTTAATTTCTTTTGGTGCATTATTTCTCGCTAATCCCGACTTACCCAAACGTTTCCAGTTGGATGCACCCCTAAATCAAGGCGATCGCAATACATATTATGGTGGTGATGAAAAAGGTTACACAGACTATCCTTTTTTACCTTCTTAG
- a CDS encoding sensor histidine kinase, producing MGDRPLGFIGLCFREPRTSLPANIELIIALAQQATLAIHLTSLAEQSRQAAILEERNRMAREIHDTLAQAFTGVIVQLGAASRIIPQDLPEVQEHITQARELAREGLAEARRSVNALRPQILETQNLPTAFHHLVTQMSAVIDTQIICKVIGDAYPLTVDVENNLLRIGQEALTNAIKHAFASKIVIELVYEPTQFILRVKDNGKGFAPESLAVVKGFGLMGIKERSDRIKAQLTIKSLPQPGTEITILIRRD from the coding sequence TTGGGCGATCGCCCCTTGGGATTCATTGGTTTGTGTTTTCGAGAACCCAGAACTAGTTTACCTGCAAATATTGAATTAATTATCGCCTTAGCACAGCAAGCCACCTTAGCCATCCATTTAACTTCTCTTGCTGAACAAAGTCGTCAAGCCGCAATTTTAGAAGAACGCAACCGGATGGCTAGAGAAATTCATGATACTTTAGCGCAAGCCTTCACTGGTGTGATTGTCCAATTGGGTGCAGCTTCCCGCATCATCCCCCAAGATTTACCAGAAGTCCAAGAACACATCACCCAAGCCAGAGAACTAGCGCGAGAAGGTTTAGCCGAAGCGAGGCGTTCGGTAAATGCTTTACGTCCCCAAATTTTAGAAACGCAAAATTTACCTACAGCTTTTCATCACTTAGTAACGCAGATGTCGGCGGTGATTGATACTCAGATTATCTGCAAAGTGATTGGGGACGCTTATCCCTTAACAGTCGATGTTGAAAATAACTTGTTACGCATCGGCCAAGAAGCATTGACAAACGCCATTAAACATGCGTTCGCCAGCAAAATTGTGATTGAATTGGTGTATGAACCGACGCAGTTTATTTTAAGGGTGAAAGACAATGGTAAGGGATTTGCACCAGAAAGTTTAGCTGTTGTTAAAGGTTTTGGCTTGATGGGAATCAAAGAAAGAAGCGATCGCATCAAAGCCCAGTTAACCATTAAAAGTTTGCCACAACCAGGCACAGAAATTACCATCCTGATTCGTCGAGACTAA
- a CDS encoding antibiotic biosynthesis monooxygenase: MAVAEFLAVILPLEDYKLQIMKEPCQYPSPGVIAIARRVKPGLEEAFEEATKGVILAASTFPGYMGSDVLYPLTKKGEWQLILRFDTAKHLQEWEESVICQGWIARAEALTVDGAKVMRVNSLEAWFALPEIPNALPPPKWKTAIVSAVGLYPVISTLPNFLRPITSGLPIWIASLVNISIMMPLMTWVIMPQVTRLFKGWLYPSQSKKK; the protein is encoded by the coding sequence ATGGCAGTGGCAGAATTTTTGGCAGTGATTTTGCCGCTTGAGGATTACAAATTACAAATTATGAAAGAACCATGTCAATACCCATCGCCTGGTGTGATTGCGATCGCTCGGCGTGTCAAACCAGGGTTAGAAGAAGCTTTTGAGGAAGCAACCAAAGGCGTGATTCTAGCAGCCAGCACCTTTCCCGGCTATATGGGGAGTGATGTGTTATATCCGCTAACGAAAAAAGGCGAGTGGCAGTTAATTTTACGGTTTGACACCGCTAAACATTTACAAGAGTGGGAAGAATCTGTAATCTGTCAAGGTTGGATTGCTCGCGCTGAAGCTCTCACAGTAGATGGAGCCAAGGTGATGCGCGTCAATAGCCTAGAAGCTTGGTTTGCTCTCCCAGAAATTCCCAACGCCTTACCGCCACCCAAATGGAAAACTGCGATCGTCAGTGCAGTTGGTCTTTATCCCGTGATTTCAACTCTGCCGAATTTTCTCAGACCAATTACCAGTGGGCTACCTATTTGGATAGCTAGTTTGGTGAACATTAGCATTATGATGCCCTTGATGACTTGGGTGATTATGCCCCAGGTAACACGTTTATTTAAAGGTTGGCTTTATCCATCTCAGAGTAAGAAGAAGTAG
- a CDS encoding GAF domain-containing protein, which yields MPAPNHLGENNNGMRSHLGDRILEATAIAVNALLSIDNFDEAVKTALQVMGESLDCDRLGVIEHFPIPSATLPGWRSLYEWNAPNIIAQISHPTSAQGTYAGIEEWYQRLQAGKSISCLLEEMPEPFRSGQAVLGVKALFAVPIFVEELFWGVLSFDHCRQVKHTSTAELTLLKTAAACIGSAIQRQRIRQTEQKRTEELAKVNQELQQRDRLLSVVAQVTKNLLDTEDIDVAIPQALQAIGEVAKISRVQVILERQNPTTHKLQHCVTYEWVAGGISAQIHHPTMAIIDNDDAEFLLRELYAGRSIWHLVDNLPHPIKEQFQSLNIKSSGGVPLFIEGRYIGCVAFDDCVTPRHWNQQEMDVLTTAAEGIGAALHRKQLVAHLIQERASTVEKRVAELVRANESLRGCVNRLADEPDLETFWEHILLEASAQAQSYAAALFLYDASTNTSLMKRYVREGKVIPIHTDPEFVQFRLPISANIFSYWQEALFKGEVIFF from the coding sequence TTGCCAGCGCCGAACCATTTGGGAGAAAATAACAATGGAATGCGCTCTCACTTGGGCGATCGCATTTTAGAAGCCACAGCAATAGCGGTGAATGCTTTACTTAGCATTGATAACTTTGATGAAGCGGTGAAGACGGCTTTGCAAGTGATGGGAGAAAGTTTAGATTGCGATCGCTTGGGTGTGATTGAACATTTTCCCATTCCATCAGCGACTTTACCAGGTTGGCGATCATTGTATGAATGGAATGCACCGAATATCATTGCTCAAATCTCCCATCCCACTTCAGCCCAAGGAACCTACGCCGGGATTGAGGAATGGTATCAACGGCTGCAAGCAGGTAAAAGTATTAGCTGTTTGCTAGAAGAAATGCCAGAACCGTTTCGCAGTGGACAAGCTGTTCTGGGCGTGAAAGCATTGTTCGCTGTACCGATTTTTGTCGAAGAACTATTTTGGGGAGTTTTGAGTTTTGATCACTGTCGTCAAGTCAAACACACTAGTACTGCCGAATTAACATTGTTAAAAACTGCCGCCGCTTGTATTGGTAGTGCTATTCAGCGTCAACGTATCCGCCAAACCGAGCAAAAACGCACGGAAGAATTAGCAAAAGTTAACCAAGAATTACAACAACGCGATCGCTTACTTTCTGTAGTTGCTCAAGTTACCAAAAATCTCTTAGACACAGAAGATATTGATGTGGCAATTCCTCAAGCTTTACAAGCCATTGGTGAAGTTGCCAAAATTAGTCGCGTGCAAGTCATCCTCGAACGCCAAAACCCAACCACTCACAAATTACAACACTGCGTCACTTACGAATGGGTAGCTGGAGGTATTTCTGCTCAAATTCATCATCCAACAATGGCAATTATTGATAATGATGATGCCGAATTTTTACTGCGAGAACTATATGCAGGTCGTTCCATCTGGCATTTAGTAGATAACTTACCCCATCCCATCAAAGAGCAATTCCAATCACTAAACATTAAATCATCTGGAGGTGTACCCTTATTCATCGAAGGGCGCTACATCGGTTGTGTGGCTTTTGATGATTGTGTCACACCGCGCCATTGGAATCAGCAAGAAATGGATGTCCTCACCACTGCGGCGGAGGGAATTGGAGCCGCACTGCACCGCAAACAATTGGTTGCACATCTCATTCAAGAACGCGCCAGTACTGTAGAAAAACGAGTTGCAGAATTAGTCAGAGCCAATGAATCACTGCGTGGTTGTGTGAATCGATTGGCAGATGAACCAGATTTAGAAACCTTCTGGGAACATATTTTACTAGAAGCATCCGCCCAAGCTCAATCTTATGCCGCCGCTTTGTTTCTGTATGACGCATCAACTAACACGAGTTTGATGAAACGTTATGTCAGAGAAGGTAAAGTGATTCCAATTCACACAGATCCAGAATTTGTGCAATTTCGCCTGCCAATTTCCGCAAATATTTTTTCTTATTGGCAAGAGGCGCTATTTAAAGGCGAGGTAATTTTTTTTTAA
- a CDS encoding DUF6640 family protein: MSKQKLSRILLSVVILNTAVVSVAVDWNATHIFNPTWVPHARFHDVVMLWLLSSLSVVALWLLWRRSPEPDISVTVATLVPVLFWTPFFFTTLLVPGTDLSALPDEPLPVIVGIPIYPNVVVATINEILAAIGYWLYRSSPKTSTKII; this comes from the coding sequence ATGTCAAAACAAAAACTGAGCCGGATTTTGCTTTCAGTTGTAATTCTGAATACAGCAGTGGTTTCTGTAGCAGTGGATTGGAATGCCACCCATATCTTCAATCCCACTTGGGTACCTCATGCCCGATTTCATGATGTAGTGATGTTGTGGCTACTTAGTAGTTTATCGGTAGTTGCTCTTTGGTTACTGTGGAGGCGATCGCCAGAACCAGATATCAGTGTCACTGTGGCAACTTTAGTTCCTGTACTTTTCTGGACACCTTTTTTCTTCACAACCTTACTAGTTCCCGGTACTGATTTGAGTGCATTACCGGATGAACCCCTACCCGTAATTGTTGGGATACCAATTTATCCTAACGTTGTCGTTGCTACCATTAACGAAATCTTAGCGGCAATTGGTTACTGGCTCTACCGCAGTAGCCCCAAGACATCTACAAAAATTATCTAG
- a CDS encoding nickel/cobalt transporter, translating to MLPGLLVLAHIGHSEFYTKILIHQQLTPSLIITGLGIAFLFGAGHAFSPGHGKTMVAAYLVGSQGTPKQALVLGLVTTITHTLGVFILGLAALVAAQYVLPETLYPILGLLSGLTVCGVGFWLLDERLTTPEHTHKHHHHHHSPTKSLIALGIAGGIVPCPSALVLLLSAIALHQAAYGVVLVSAFSFGLASVLVAIGLVVVYAHQWIDHLPNSAKLLQNLSMVGAVGVIVIGAALTAISVI from the coding sequence GTGCTACCTGGATTGCTAGTACTGGCTCATATTGGACATAGCGAATTTTATACCAAAATCTTGATTCACCAACAGCTCACTCCAAGTTTGATCATCACTGGATTGGGTATAGCCTTTTTATTTGGAGCCGGACACGCCTTTTCACCAGGACATGGCAAAACAATGGTGGCGGCTTATCTTGTCGGTTCACAGGGAACACCAAAACAGGCGCTAGTATTGGGACTTGTCACCACTATTACTCATACATTAGGAGTTTTTATCTTGGGACTTGCGGCTTTGGTGGCTGCACAGTATGTCTTGCCGGAAACACTATATCCAATTCTCGGTTTGCTCAGTGGTCTAACTGTATGCGGAGTTGGTTTTTGGCTTTTAGATGAACGCCTTACTACTCCTGAACATACACATAAGCATCATCATCACCATCATTCACCAACCAAATCGCTGATTGCATTAGGAATTGCTGGAGGTATTGTACCTTGTCCATCGGCACTGGTTTTATTATTGAGTGCGATCGCTCTGCATCAAGCGGCTTACGGTGTAGTGTTAGTTAGTGCATTTAGCTTCGGATTAGCATCGGTGTTGGTTGCAATTGGTTTGGTTGTTGTTTATGCCCATCAATGGATAGATCATTTACCCAACAGTGCCAAACTGCTGCAAAACTTATCGATGGTGGGTGCTGTTGGCGTAATTGTCATCGGTGCAGCATTAACTGCAATTTCTGTGATTTAG
- a CDS encoding response regulator, giving the protein MTDNHPIRILIVDDHPVVRQGLAAMIDRESDMTVVGQVSNGYQAVEIFRQLQPDVTLMDLRMPEMDGVAAITTICSEFANANIIVLTTYDGDEDIYRGLKAGAKGYLLKDAEPDELLLAIRIVNTGQKYIPTSVGAKLAERVGILQLSSRELEVIRLMSTGKTNQEIAAVLQISEGTVKYHVNHILSKLGVSDRIQAVITALKRGIVTLQ; this is encoded by the coding sequence ATGACTGACAACCACCCCATCCGCATCTTGATAGTTGATGATCATCCCGTCGTGCGTCAAGGTTTAGCCGCCATGATTGATCGCGAATCAGATATGACAGTTGTCGGACAAGTTTCTAATGGATATCAAGCAGTAGAGATATTTCGTCAACTGCAACCTGATGTCACCTTAATGGATTTGCGAATGCCAGAAATGGACGGCGTAGCAGCAATTACTACTATATGTAGTGAATTTGCCAATGCTAACATTATTGTCCTCACCACCTACGACGGCGACGAAGATATTTATCGTGGGTTGAAAGCTGGGGCGAAGGGTTATTTACTCAAAGATGCAGAACCAGATGAATTACTCTTAGCAATTCGCATCGTCAACACCGGACAAAAATACATTCCCACATCCGTCGGCGCTAAATTAGCCGAACGAGTGGGGATATTGCAACTCAGCAGTCGGGAACTAGAAGTGATTCGGTTGATGTCCACAGGGAAAACCAACCAAGAAATTGCGGCGGTATTGCAGATTTCCGAAGGCACTGTAAAATATCACGTCAATCATATTCTCAGTAAACTGGGCGTAAGCGATCGCATTCAAGCCGTCATCACCGCCCTCAAACGCGGAATTGTCACTTTGCAATAA
- a CDS encoding alkaline phosphatase family protein, protein MSKYLKFYGINQTWQWLRQTFRHKLFFRLSAIMLVTVFLSFGVHSLASQPASNTPSPKVILISLDGATPDFVEQYLRDGVLNRRQGLGLLRRQGVYAERNITCSASLTAACHVAIGTGSTAARNDINSNTFHLVASPFTSNISGFGAPIGGYSTIGPSASVQPTAEPIWVGLQRNGKQVVAATFPGADGVDVRVPGLTNSPIIQPASTRTVSYTVPFGAFAGTGARGFSLTTANFSSAASLIVTQLNNAGRISYSPILQASLNDQFTVGGVNYDIQVAALDTTNDRRTNYDTLVFFDAQIGIPTGIFSLPATGPAYVKASDRKSSLFYLEGSSNQAGTAFYVSNLAPDLSTVRIARYSANAIPRNPGVQTSVDDILTHVGFWSPQADFRIPERLSPGFTTFPDSELEAIYEDQVQLFVDYQTRLALRAINKNPNADLVMVYIEQPDGSEHQFLLTDSRQPSDPTNPLSIGARQDKAKVARYRTYVQVGYQAANNAVQRIIDAVGTNRQSTPNSNILVVSDHGFAPFHTAVNLNNYLRNRGFDLTKVRAVTSGPAANIYINLQGREPNGVVSRAEYITLQQQLITALRELLDTNPNYVRGRQQAVFDLIYPRPLPSDVNDPKFGLGTSEFVGQDTGDVFAIMRSGYNFDGTQSPIVTRLGDNDNSVFSVPNFYGAHGYDPTIPSLSAIFYAAGPDIQRRGNIGRIRNIDIAPTINSLLNVPSAPTVQGRALNIQGRGDS, encoded by the coding sequence GTGAGCAAGTATTTAAAATTTTATGGCATAAATCAAACATGGCAGTGGCTAAGGCAGACTTTTAGACATAAGTTATTTTTCCGCCTGTCTGCAATAATGCTGGTGACTGTTTTCTTGAGTTTTGGTGTGCATTCTCTCGCATCTCAACCAGCATCAAATACACCAAGCCCCAAAGTAATTTTAATTTCTCTTGATGGTGCCACACCAGATTTTGTCGAGCAGTACTTAAGAGATGGTGTATTAAATCGCCGCCAGGGATTGGGATTACTCAGAAGACAAGGTGTTTATGCTGAAAGAAATATTACTTGCAGTGCTTCTTTAACTGCGGCTTGTCACGTAGCCATTGGCACAGGTTCCACTGCTGCTCGCAACGATATTAACTCTAATACATTCCATTTAGTCGCCAGTCCCTTTACCTCTAACATTAGTGGTTTTGGCGCACCAATTGGCGGTTATTCCACAATCGGCCCTAGCGCCAGTGTACAACCAACGGCGGAACCAATTTGGGTCGGGCTTCAGCGCAATGGTAAGCAAGTGGTGGCGGCTACATTTCCCGGTGCAGATGGAGTTGATGTGCGCGTCCCCGGTTTGACTAATAGTCCAATTATTCAACCAGCCAGCACCAGAACTGTATCTTACACCGTTCCCTTTGGGGCATTTGCTGGAACAGGTGCGAGGGGTTTTAGTTTAACTACTGCTAACTTTAGTTCTGCTGCTAGTTTGATAGTGACACAATTGAATAACGCAGGCAGAATTTCTTACAGTCCGATTTTACAAGCAAGTTTAAATGATCAGTTTACTGTTGGTGGTGTCAATTATGATATTCAAGTTGCGGCACTAGATACAACTAACGATCGCCGCACCAACTACGATACATTAGTATTTTTTGATGCTCAAATTGGCATTCCCACAGGTATTTTTAGTTTACCTGCAACTGGCCCGGCTTATGTGAAAGCGAGCGATCGCAAATCTAGTTTATTTTATCTCGAAGGCAGTTCTAATCAAGCAGGTACAGCATTTTACGTCAGCAATCTTGCGCCAGACTTGAGTACTGTTCGCATTGCACGTTATTCTGCAAATGCAATTCCTCGCAATCCCGGAGTACAAACCAGTGTCGATGATATCCTGACTCATGTTGGTTTTTGGTCTCCCCAAGCTGATTTCCGCATTCCAGAACGCCTCAGCCCAGGATTTACCACTTTCCCTGACAGTGAATTAGAAGCAATTTACGAAGACCAAGTACAACTGTTTGTCGATTATCAAACTCGACTAGCATTGAGAGCCATTAACAAAAATCCCAATGCAGATTTAGTCATGGTTTATATTGAACAACCAGATGGCTCAGAACACCAATTTTTATTAACTGATTCCCGTCAACCTAGTGATCCGACAAATCCATTATCGATTGGCGCTAGACAAGATAAAGCCAAAGTGGCGCGATATAGAACTTACGTACAAGTCGGTTATCAAGCTGCTAACAATGCCGTTCAGCGCATCATCGACGCAGTGGGGACAAATCGCCAAAGTACACCCAACAGTAACATTTTAGTTGTTTCCGATCACGGCTTTGCTCCCTTCCACACAGCCGTTAACTTAAATAACTACCTCAGAAATCGCGGCTTTGACTTAACTAAAGTCCGCGCTGTCACATCAGGGCCAGCCGCCAACATTTATATTAATCTGCAAGGACGTGAACCAAACGGTGTTGTCAGTCGTGCGGAATATATTACTTTACAACAGCAACTAATCACAGCATTGCGAGAATTGCTTGATACCAATCCTAATTACGTCCGGGGAAGACAACAAGCAGTCTTTGACTTAATTTACCCCCGCCCATTACCCAGCGATGTCAACGATCCAAAATTTGGCTTGGGTACAAGCGAATTTGTTGGTCAAGATACTGGTGATGTGTTTGCAATCATGCGATCGGGATACAACTTTGACGGTACACAAAGCCCCATCGTCACCCGTTTAGGAGACAATGATAATTCTGTATTTTCTGTACCAAATTTTTACGGGGCGCATGGTTATGATCCTACAATACCAAGTCTCAGTGCCATCTTTTATGCTGCTGGCCCTGACATTCAGCGTCGTGGTAATATTGGCAGAATTCGCAATATTGATATTGCACCAACCATCAACAGTTTACTAAACGTTCCCTCCGCTCCCACAGTTCAAGGACGAGCTTTAAATATTCAGGGAAGAGGCGACAGCTAA